A genomic stretch from Sceloporus undulatus isolate JIND9_A2432 ecotype Alabama chromosome 5, SceUnd_v1.1, whole genome shotgun sequence includes:
- the PRDM4 gene encoding PR domain zinc finger protein 4, whose product MHHRMNELSLSPVGMEQLTASSVSNALSVAGSHIGLTSSPTHNAISAPGLPVAIPNLGSSLPSALSLMLPMGIGDRGVMCGIPERNYALPPPPYPHLESSYFRHILPGLISYLADRPPPQYIHPNSINVDSNPALSVSNNPSGLDPFQTNGTVGLETGIVSMDSRSVNAHNTQSLHPSDSHEVALDTTIAMESVSRVTSPISTDRMAEELTMGDVAGDHSQIVNGNHNHEPLTVDAVGSSLATDTVGHNGVIPLHGSSLELPVVLEPDHIAGRVGGISDRTLGDSIHTVAMSSNSVSVALSTSHNLTSLESVSLHEVGLSLEPVTVSSISQDVALGQNHVDVSPDNLAFVPSSLQMEDSNSNKENMATLFTIWCTLCDKAYPSDCPDHGPVTFVPDTPIESRARLSVPKQLVIRQSMMGAEVGVWARENIPVRTCFGPLIGQQSHSMEVADWTDKAANHIWKLYHNNVLEFYILTTDENECNWMMFVRKARNRDEQNLVAYPHDGKIYFCTSRDIPPDHELLFYYSRDYARQIGVPEHPDVHTCHCGKECASYTEFKAHLSSHIHSHFPSQGHSSNHGPGHSKERKWKCSMCPQAFISPSKLHVHFMGHMGMKPHKCDFCSKAFSDPSNLRTHLKIHTGQKNYRCTLCEKSFTQKAHLESHMVIHTGEKNLKCDYCEKLFMRRQDLKQHVLTHTHERQIKCPQCEKLFLRTNHLKKHLNSHEGKRDYVCEKCSKAYLTKYHLTRHLKICKGPTSSLSTQEEDDDDDCSEEEELINSSRSENCRLQTSMYVTNDTLSCHK is encoded by the exons ATGCATCACAG GATGAATGAATTAAGCTTGAGTCCTGTAGGAATGGAACAGTTGACAGCTTCCTCTGTGAGCAATGCCCTGAGTGTTGCAGGAAGCCACATTGGTCTGACTTCCTCACCAACACATAATGCCATATCAGCACCAG GATTACCAGTTGCAATTCCAAATCTGGGTTCCTCCTtaccctctgctctctctctgaTGCTTCCAATGGGCATTGGAGATCGAGGAGTGATGTGTGGTATACCAGAGAGAAATTATGCCCTACCTCCACCGCCTTATCCTCACTTGGAGAGCAGCTATTTCAGACACATTCTGCCTG GTCTCATATCTTATTTAGCTGACAGACCTCCACCTCAGTACATCCACCCCAACAGTATAAATGTTGACAGTAATCCAGCTTTGTCTGTCTCCAACAACCCTTCAGGCCTAGATCCCTTCCAGACCAATGGAACAGTGGGTCTTGAAACAGGCATTGTCTCCATGGATTCCCGCTCAGTGAATGCACACAACACCCAAAGCTTGCACCCCAGCGACAGCCATGAGGTAGCGCTAGATACAACCATTGCCATGGAAAGTGTTTCAAGGGTTACCAGTCCAATCTCAACCGACAGGATGGCTGAGGAACTTACAATGGGTGATGTGGCTGGGGATCATTCACAGATTGTAAATGGCAACCACAATCATGAGCCTCTAACTGTGGATGCTGTGGGTAGCAGTTTAGCGACAGACACTGTAGGGCATAATGGCGTCATCCCTCTTCATGGTAGCAGTTTGGAGCTTCCTGTTGTTTTGGAGCCTGACCATATTGCAGGCCGTGTTGGTGGGATATCTGACAGAACTCTTGGGGACTCTATTCATACAGTGGCCATGAGTAGCAATTCTGTGAGTGTTGCACTTTCTACCTCACACAACCTCACTTCCCTGGAATCTGTCTCATTGCACGAAGTGGGTCTCAGTCTGGAGCCTGTAACAGTATCCTCCATAAGCCAAGATGTAGCCTTGGGACAAAATCATGTGGATGTCTCCCCGGACAATCTTGCCTTTGTGCCATCATCCCTACAGATGGAAGACTCCAATTCAAACAAGGAGAATATGGCTACTTTGTTTACcatat GGTGCACACTGTGTGACAAGGCTTATCCATCTGACTGCCCGGATCATGGGCCTGTGACGTTTGTTCCAGACACTCCAATAGAGAGCCGAGCTAGGCTCTCTGTCCCCAAACAGCTTGTTATCCGCCAATCTATGATGGGAGCCGAAGTTG GTGTGTGGGCTCGAGAAAACATTCCTGTACGTACTTGTTTTGGACCACTCATTGGGCAACAGAGTCACTCCATGGAAGTAGCTGACTGGACAGACAAAGCAGCCAATCACATTTGGAAG TTGTATCACAACAATGTACTGGAGTTCTACATTCTCACAACTGATGAAAATGAATGTAATTGGATGATGTTTGTGCGGAAAGCCAG GAATCGAGATGAACAGAATCTGGTAGCTTACCCTCATGATGGAAAGATTTACTTCTGCACCTCACGtgatatccctccagaccatGAGCTTCTCTTTTACTATAGTCGAGATTATGCCCGACAGATTG GTGTTCCTGAGCATCCTGACGTGCACACCTGCCACTGTGGAAAAGAATGTGCTTCTTATACTGAGTTCAAGGCTCATCTGAGTAGTCACATCCACAGCCATTTCCCCAGTCAGGGGCATAGCAGCAACCATGGGCCAGGGCACAGTAAGGAAAGGAAGTGGAAATGCTCCATGTGTCCTCAAGCTTTCATCTCACCTTCTAAACTTCATGTTCACTTCATGGGGCACATGGGAATGAAGCCACACAAGTGTGATTTCTGTAGCAAAGCCTTTAGTGATCCCAGTAATCTCCGTACACATCTCAAAATTCATACAG GTCAAAAGAATTATCGCTGTACACTTTGTGAAAAGTCCTTTACTCAGAAAGCCCACCTAGAATCACACATGGTTATCCATACTGGGGAGAAAAACCTGAAGTGTGATTACTGTGAAAAGCTGTTCATGCGACGGCAAGATCTCAAGCAGCATGTGCTTACCCATACACA CGAACGACAAATCAAGTGTCCCCAATGTGAGAAGCTTTTCTTGAGGACAAACCATCTAAAGAAACACTTAAATTCTCATGAAGGAAAGCGGGACTATGTCTGTGAAAAATGCTCCAAGGCTTATTTAACAAAATACCACCTAACACGGCACCTAAAAATCTGTAAAGGACCTACCTCCAGCCTCTCAACCCAGGAGGAGGATGACGACGATGATTGTTCAGAGGAAGAAGAATTGATAAACTCTTCGAGGAGTGAAAACTGCAGACTTCAGACTAGCATGTATGTGACAAATGACACACTATCTTGCCACAAATAA